From Cyanobium sp. ATX 6F1, a single genomic window includes:
- a CDS encoding DUF2721 domain-containing protein, with protein MLTSPDAPVIGLAKAIQLSVAPVFLLTGISGLLGVLSNRLARIIDRANVLQETGEHSDVSGSRRLRLELGVQKQRIRLINGAITCCTVTALLVSLVVAVVFISAVASIDLAPIVVPLFVVAMLSLMGALLQLLREVQLATNQVNRRF; from the coding sequence TTGCTGACCTCGCCTGATGCCCCCGTGATCGGCCTGGCGAAGGCGATTCAGCTTTCGGTGGCACCGGTGTTCCTGCTCACGGGCATCTCCGGACTGCTGGGGGTGCTCAGCAATCGCCTCGCCCGCATCATCGACCGGGCCAACGTGCTCCAGGAGACCGGTGAGCACAGCGATGTGTCGGGCAGCCGGCGGCTGCGGCTGGAGCTGGGGGTGCAGAAGCAGCGGATCCGACTGATCAATGGGGCGATCACCTGCTGCACGGTCACGGCGCTGCTGGTGTCGCTGGTGGTGGCGGTGGTGTTCATCAGTGCGGTGGCCTCGATCGATCTGGCGCCGATCGTCGTGCCCCTGTTCGTGGTGGCGATGCTGTCGTTGATGGGCGCCCTGCTGCAGCTGCTGCGGGAGGTGCAGTTGGCCACTAACCAGGTCAACCGCCGCTTCTGA
- a CDS encoding OsmC family protein: MTTIACHYDGQLRCHALHGPSGSELETDAPTDNQGKGERFSPTDLVATALATCILTIMGLTADRHGWSIDGSTARVEKIMTSAGVRRIETLRVWITVPGELDAEAQRRLRLAGEGCPVKRSLEGAVAMELHWDFRA; the protein is encoded by the coding sequence ATGACCACGATCGCCTGCCACTACGACGGCCAGCTCCGCTGCCACGCCCTTCACGGTCCATCCGGCAGTGAGCTGGAGACCGATGCCCCCACCGACAACCAGGGCAAGGGGGAGCGCTTCTCCCCCACCGATCTGGTGGCCACGGCCCTGGCCACCTGCATCCTCACGATCATGGGCCTCACCGCCGACCGCCACGGCTGGAGCATCGACGGCAGCACGGCCCGGGTGGAAAAAATCATGACCAGCGCCGGCGTCCGCCGGATCGAAACCCTCAGGGTCTGGATCACGGTGCCAGGGGAGTTGGACGCCGAAGCCCAGCGGCGGCTGCGGTTGGCCGGCGAGGGCTGTCCGGTGAAGCGCAGCCTCGAGGGCGCGGTGGCCATGGAACTGCACTGGGACTTCAGGGCTTGA
- a CDS encoding carboxypeptidase M32 has product MGKAIDQLRSHLHGTRLLGSIQSTLYFDQNTLMPSAGADWRGEQLALLARQLHGRQSSDAYAELIEAAAQELERAHQADPAAAEATDPLWPRNLTLLRQDLRRQRNQDPALVGRLVEAQSRGYSLWQEARSRSDFALFAPALTELISLRREQAAQLAVGESAPDGQPRSSWETLAQPFEPEISKPRLNALFTPLRQRLPALLERVRGRLPNGKGGRAPVELPEAIQLELCQTLLQDWGFDGRIAALARSPHPFSCTLGPSDFRLTTRIVPGSPYSAFLATAHEWGHSLYEQGLPRRADQWFAWPLGDATSMGVHESQSLFWECRVARSEAFARRWHPRFAAALGADPWGSSAGFWHALNPLKAGLNRVEADELSYGLHILLRYELELALVEGDLPVEALPSEWNRLMQELLGLTPTGDGEGCLQDVHWSEGLFGYFPSYLLGHLISAQLSASMEGDLGPIEARVAAGEEPVLLGWLREQVHPLGRSLDGAELVERVSGQALSADPFLAYLEDKLERLEAA; this is encoded by the coding sequence ATGGGCAAGGCCATCGACCAACTCCGCTCCCATCTTCATGGCACCCGGCTGCTGGGGAGCATCCAGAGCACGCTCTATTTCGACCAGAACACCCTGATGCCCTCTGCTGGGGCCGACTGGCGAGGCGAGCAACTGGCCCTGCTGGCCCGCCAGCTCCATGGCCGCCAGAGCAGCGACGCCTACGCCGAGCTGATCGAAGCCGCGGCCCAGGAACTGGAGCGCGCGCACCAGGCCGATCCAGCGGCCGCTGAAGCCACCGATCCGCTCTGGCCCCGCAACCTGACGTTGCTGCGCCAGGACCTGCGGCGCCAGCGGAACCAGGACCCGGCCCTGGTGGGCCGCCTGGTGGAAGCCCAGTCACGGGGGTACAGCCTCTGGCAGGAAGCGCGTTCGCGCTCCGATTTCGCGCTCTTCGCTCCCGCCCTCACAGAACTGATCAGCCTGCGCCGCGAACAGGCCGCCCAGCTGGCGGTGGGTGAATCAGCTCCTGATGGGCAGCCCCGCAGCAGTTGGGAAACCCTGGCCCAGCCGTTCGAGCCGGAGATCAGCAAGCCACGGCTGAACGCCCTGTTCACGCCCCTGCGCCAACGTCTTCCAGCCCTGTTGGAGCGGGTCCGGGGGCGCCTGCCGAATGGGAAGGGGGGGCGAGCGCCGGTGGAACTGCCCGAGGCGATTCAGCTCGAACTCTGTCAGACCCTTTTGCAGGACTGGGGTTTCGACGGACGCATCGCCGCCCTGGCCCGCTCGCCCCATCCCTTTTCCTGCACCCTGGGGCCCTCGGATTTCCGGCTCACCACCCGGATCGTGCCCGGTTCGCCCTATTCCGCCTTCCTGGCCACCGCCCATGAATGGGGCCACTCCCTCTATGAGCAGGGGCTACCCCGCCGCGCCGACCAGTGGTTCGCCTGGCCCCTGGGGGATGCCACCTCCATGGGCGTGCATGAGAGCCAATCGCTCTTCTGGGAATGCCGGGTGGCCCGCAGCGAAGCCTTTGCGCGGCGATGGCATCCGCGCTTTGCGGCTGCGCTGGGGGCCGACCCCTGGGGATCAAGCGCCGGCTTCTGGCACGCCCTGAACCCGCTCAAGGCCGGTCTCAACCGCGTCGAGGCCGACGAACTCAGCTACGGCCTGCACATCCTGCTGCGCTACGAGCTGGAGCTGGCCCTGGTGGAGGGCGACCTGCCCGTGGAGGCCCTGCCCAGCGAATGGAACCGGCTGATGCAGGAGCTGCTGGGGCTCACCCCAACGGGCGACGGCGAAGGCTGCCTGCAGGACGTTCACTGGAGCGAAGGGCTGTTCGGCTACTTCCCCTCCTATCTGCTGGGGCATCTGATCTCCGCCCAGCTCAGCGCGTCGATGGAGGGCGACCTGGGGCCGATCGAGGCCCGGGTGGCCGCCGGCGAGGAGCCGGTGTTGCTGGGCTGGTTACGGGAGCAGGTTCATCCCCTGGGCCGCAGCCTCGATGGCGCAGAGCTGGTGGAGCGGGTGAGTGGCCAAGCATTGAGCGCCGATCCGTTCCTGGCCTACCTCGAAGACAAGCTGGAACGGCTGGAGGCCGCCTGA
- a CDS encoding inorganic diphosphatase yields MANIDHPPSRFQLNLLHVLPAFADEAAARLNAIVELNSNTINKYELITETGQLKLDRVGFSSLAYPFAYGCIPRTWDEDGDPLDIEIVNVTEPLVPGSLVEARIIGIMKFDDGGEVDDKVIAVLADDKRVDHISSYEQLGEHWIKETTYYWEHYKDLKKPGTCKVNGFFGLAEAVKIIKDCENRYLELIDPQLVNG; encoded by the coding sequence ATGGCCAATATCGATCATCCCCCCAGCCGCTTCCAGCTCAACCTCCTGCACGTGCTGCCGGCCTTTGCCGATGAAGCGGCCGCTCGCCTGAACGCGATCGTGGAGCTCAACTCCAACACGATCAACAAGTACGAACTGATTACCGAGACGGGCCAGCTGAAGCTCGATCGGGTGGGGTTTTCTTCCCTCGCCTACCCCTTCGCCTATGGCTGCATTCCCCGCACCTGGGACGAGGACGGCGATCCCCTGGACATCGAGATCGTCAACGTCACCGAACCGCTGGTGCCCGGAAGCCTGGTGGAAGCCCGGATCATCGGCATCATGAAATTCGACGATGGCGGCGAGGTGGACGACAAGGTGATCGCAGTGCTGGCCGATGACAAACGCGTCGATCACATCAGCAGCTACGAGCAACTCGGCGAGCACTGGATCAAGGAAACCACCTACTACTGGGAGCACTACAAGGACCTCAAAAAGCCCGGCACCTGCAAGGTCAACGGCTTCTTCGGCCTTGCGGAGGCTGTCAAAATCATCAAAGACTGCGAAAACCGCTACCTCGAATTGATTGACCCCCAGCTGGTGAACGGATGA
- a CDS encoding L,D-transpeptidase, whose protein sequence is MTFSPLQPRAIALGLGATAACLTAGAFMAIPLRAAEPATASALAPALAPAEAPPAIAPPSTAPIPATVPPRANPPVAAVTSTKVIILSLGRREISLKNDGKLVGSWPVVIGAPETPTPTGTFKVQNKVLNPKYQSTSSGKINHTTGPSGPLGDRWMGFHSKGKNDFGIHGTPWPWWVDARAAVSHGCVRMKNEHVRVLFDQVEIGTPVVVKP, encoded by the coding sequence ATGACCTTCTCCCCCCTCCAACCCCGCGCCATCGCTCTGGGCCTCGGCGCCACCGCCGCCTGCCTCACCGCGGGGGCCTTCATGGCGATCCCCCTGCGGGCCGCCGAGCCGGCCACCGCCTCGGCACTGGCACCTGCTCTGGCACCTGCAGAGGCCCCCCCCGCCATTGCGCCGCCATCAACGGCGCCCATCCCGGCAACGGTGCCCCCCAGGGCCAACCCGCCCGTGGCGGCCGTCACCAGCACCAAGGTGATCATTCTTTCCCTGGGTCGCCGGGAGATCAGCCTCAAGAACGACGGCAAGCTGGTGGGCAGCTGGCCGGTGGTGATCGGCGCCCCGGAAACGCCCACCCCCACGGGGACGTTCAAGGTGCAGAACAAGGTTCTCAACCCCAAGTACCAGAGCACCAGCAGCGGCAAGATCAACCACACCACCGGACCCTCCGGTCCCCTGGGTGATCGCTGGATGGGTTTCCACTCCAAGGGCAAGAACGATTTCGGCATCCACGGCACCCCCTGGCCCTGGTGGGTGGACGCCCGCGCGGCCGTCAGTCATGGCTGTGTGCGCATGAAGAACGAGCACGTGAGGGTGCTGTTCGACCAGGTGGAGATCGGCACGCCCGTGGTGGTCAAACCCTGA
- a CDS encoding chloride channel protein has protein sequence MEPEPELEGESLTLPFQWSLLAWAALVGVLTGAAVVGFHELLGFINNVLFGPVVDLLLGIAGHPEPPPPLPVEVLVPLDNGTPLKALLQLGLGGLGLLPPPPPPPEPLPLPPPLPVGPLAWLALWPVVVVPMIGGLGVGLLRQVGGNLGPSLPSLMAMADGAVKAAPRLPLLRLVAASLSLGSGASLGPEGPSVESGGNLGLWVGLKGALAPQSQKALVAAGVAAGLAAGFKAPIAGVFFAFEGSYSSIPGRPSLRAVLVAAIASTLVTQLALGDDPIFRLPSYEVRSLLELPLYLGLGVVASLMSWALVSLLAAGRSERVQRHLGRLPGWLITTLGGLGVGLMALGFPQVLGVGYDTIEALLGNQGGVALTTLLALLVVKLLATGLSNATGFVGGGFAPSLFLGAVLGNCYGQILGDSGLHLPVAEPPAYAMVGMAAVLAGSARAPLTALLLLFELTRDIRIVLPLMAAAGLSALLVERWQGLVDPGLLGPDPVEQERRRKLRALPVQEAFDPEAPLVLAADTPAREALAQLVAAHGHCLIVERDDQVIALVTLIDLQLGLSSDKGELSVEECRRSDLVWLSEEANLAQLEDQLLPNDLRQLPVFALQHAPQRSPLPHGLPTLGLPLADLKGMASRDGMARAIARRVIARSELQALPLPS, from the coding sequence ATGGAGCCGGAGCCGGAGCTTGAGGGTGAGTCCCTGACGTTGCCGTTCCAGTGGAGTCTGCTGGCCTGGGCGGCCCTGGTGGGGGTGCTCACCGGTGCTGCGGTGGTGGGCTTTCACGAACTGCTCGGCTTCATCAACAATGTCCTGTTCGGCCCGGTGGTCGATCTGTTGCTGGGCATCGCCGGGCACCCGGAGCCTCCGCCACCGCTGCCCGTAGAGGTTCTGGTGCCCCTTGACAACGGCACCCCGCTCAAGGCCCTGCTGCAACTTGGTTTGGGTGGCCTGGGGTTGTTGCCGCCACCACCGCCACCACCGGAACCGCTGCCGCTGCCGCCGCCGCTGCCGGTTGGGCCGCTGGCTTGGCTGGCCCTTTGGCCGGTGGTGGTGGTGCCGATGATCGGCGGCCTGGGGGTGGGGTTGCTCAGGCAGGTGGGCGGCAACCTGGGTCCGAGCCTGCCCAGCTTGATGGCCATGGCCGACGGGGCGGTGAAGGCCGCCCCACGTCTGCCGCTGCTGCGGCTGGTGGCGGCCTCCTTGAGCCTGGGCAGTGGCGCCTCCCTCGGGCCGGAGGGTCCGAGCGTGGAAAGCGGCGGAAATCTGGGTTTATGGGTGGGCCTCAAGGGAGCCTTGGCGCCCCAGTCCCAGAAGGCCCTGGTGGCCGCGGGGGTGGCGGCGGGCCTTGCGGCCGGGTTCAAGGCTCCGATCGCCGGCGTGTTCTTCGCCTTCGAGGGCTCCTACAGCTCGATTCCCGGGCGCCCCAGCCTGCGCGCCGTGCTGGTGGCGGCCATTGCCAGCACCCTGGTCACCCAGCTGGCCCTGGGGGACGATCCGATCTTCCGTCTGCCCTCCTATGAGGTGCGTTCACTGCTGGAGTTGCCCCTCTACCTGGGTTTGGGGGTGGTGGCCAGCCTGATGTCCTGGGCCCTGGTGAGCCTGCTGGCGGCCGGCCGCAGCGAGCGGGTTCAGCGCCATCTGGGCCGACTGCCGGGCTGGCTGATCACCACCCTGGGGGGCCTCGGGGTGGGGCTGATGGCCCTCGGCTTCCCCCAGGTGCTGGGGGTGGGCTACGACACGATCGAAGCGCTGCTGGGCAACCAGGGAGGGGTGGCCCTGACCACCCTGTTGGCGTTGCTGGTCGTCAAGCTGCTGGCCACGGGTCTCAGCAACGCCACCGGATTCGTCGGCGGCGGTTTTGCCCCCTCCCTCTTTCTCGGGGCGGTTCTGGGCAATTGCTACGGCCAGATCCTCGGTGACAGCGGCCTGCATCTGCCGGTGGCCGAACCTCCGGCCTACGCGATGGTGGGCATGGCCGCGGTGCTGGCGGGCAGCGCCCGGGCCCCGCTCACTGCCCTGCTGCTGCTGTTCGAGCTCACCCGCGACATTCGGATCGTGCTCCCCTTGATGGCGGCCGCAGGTCTGAGCGCCCTGCTGGTCGAGCGCTGGCAGGGTCTGGTGGATCCAGGTCTGCTCGGCCCCGATCCGGTGGAGCAGGAGCGCCGACGGAAGCTGCGTGCCCTGCCCGTGCAGGAGGCCTTCGATCCAGAGGCTCCACTGGTGCTCGCCGCAGACACCCCCGCCCGGGAAGCCCTCGCTCAATTGGTGGCGGCCCATGGCCATTGCCTGATCGTCGAACGCGATGACCAGGTGATCGCTCTGGTGACCTTGATTGATCTGCAGCTGGGACTCAGCAGCGACAAGGGTGAACTGAGCGTCGAGGAGTGCCGCCGCTCCGACCTGGTGTGGCTGAGCGAGGAGGCCAACCTGGCCCAGTTGGAGGATCAACTGCTCCCCAATGATCTGAGACAGTTGCCGGTCTTTGCCCTCCAGCACGCGCCCCAGCGTTCGCCCTTGCCCCATGGGCTGCCGACTCTGGGTCTACCCCTGGCCGATCTCAAGGGAATGGCCAGCCGCGATGGCATGGCCCGGGCGATCGCCCGACGGGTGATCGCAAGATCAGAGCTTCAGGCCTTGCCGCTGCCCAGCTGA
- the hemC gene encoding hydroxymethylbilane synthase — translation MAGSMLRIASRRSQLAMVQTHWVRDELARTHGGLEISIEAMATQGDKILDVALAKIGDKGLFTKELEAQMLLDRADIAVHSLKDLPTNLPEGLILGCITEREDPADALVVHERHRDKTLATLPAGSVVGTSSLRRLAQLRHHYPQLAFKDVRGNVITRLEKLDAGDYDCLILAAAGLGRLGLGHRIHELIDPAVSLHAVGQGALGIECREGDDTVLECIKVLEHLPTARRCLAERAFLRELEGGCQVPIGVNTRFEGEDLVLTGMVASLDGLRLIRDEARGPQDDPEAIGISLAHALKRQGAGAILEEIFAIVRPEA, via the coding sequence ATGGCTGGCTCCATGTTGCGCATCGCCTCTCGCCGCAGTCAGCTGGCGATGGTGCAGACCCACTGGGTGCGTGATGAGCTGGCCAGGACCCATGGGGGCCTGGAGATCAGCATCGAAGCGATGGCCACCCAAGGGGACAAGATCCTCGATGTGGCCCTGGCCAAGATCGGTGACAAGGGCCTGTTCACCAAGGAGCTGGAGGCCCAGATGCTTCTGGATCGAGCGGACATCGCCGTTCACAGCCTCAAGGACCTGCCCACGAACCTGCCGGAGGGCCTGATCCTTGGCTGCATCACCGAACGGGAGGATCCCGCCGATGCCCTGGTGGTGCATGAACGCCATCGGGACAAGACCCTGGCCACCCTGCCGGCCGGCAGTGTGGTGGGCACCAGCTCGCTCAGGCGGCTGGCTCAGTTGCGCCATCACTACCCCCAGCTCGCCTTCAAGGACGTGCGCGGCAACGTGATCACCCGTCTGGAGAAGCTGGATGCGGGCGACTACGACTGCCTGATCCTGGCGGCGGCGGGCCTGGGCCGCCTCGGACTGGGCCATCGCATCCATGAACTGATTGACCCAGCCGTTTCGCTCCATGCGGTGGGCCAGGGGGCCCTGGGTATCGAGTGCCGCGAGGGTGATGACACGGTGCTCGAGTGCATCAAAGTGCTGGAGCACCTGCCCACGGCCAGGCGTTGCCTGGCGGAGCGGGCCTTCCTGCGCGAACTGGAGGGGGGCTGTCAGGTGCCGATCGGGGTGAACACGCGCTTCGAGGGCGAGGACCTGGTGCTCACCGGCATGGTGGCCAGCCTCGATGGTCTGCGCCTGATTCGCGACGAGGCCCGCGGCCCCCAGGACGACCCGGAGGCCATCGGGATTTCGCTGGCCCATGCCCTTAAGCGCCAGGGGGCAGGAGCGATCCTGGAGGAGATCTTTGCAATCGTCCGACCCGAGGCCTGA
- a CDS encoding DUF1824 family protein, protein MSTSASLPSLMALRGLRTAPTLGATERQGLRAELDEKLAACEWFTIGVMAADGATAIAALRQLERQHGWSPLEADPSEAAGTPSGGVFLKGNQNTGRFRLRQEAGLGLGVLISGHSSVAPEAEDTWGPFPLDFFA, encoded by the coding sequence TTGAGCACGTCTGCCTCGCTTCCGTCGCTGATGGCCCTGCGCGGCTTGCGCACTGCCCCCACCCTGGGAGCCACCGAGCGCCAGGGGCTGCGCGCTGAACTCGACGAAAAGCTGGCGGCCTGCGAGTGGTTCACCATCGGAGTGATGGCCGCCGATGGCGCCACCGCCATCGCCGCCCTGCGCCAACTTGAGCGTCAACACGGCTGGTCTCCCCTTGAGGCCGATCCAAGCGAGGCGGCTGGGACCCCCAGCGGTGGTGTGTTCCTCAAGGGAAACCAGAACACCGGCCGCTTTCGCCTGCGCCAGGAAGCCGGGCTCGGCCTGGGAGTGTTGATCAGCGGGCACAGCTCCGTGGCGCCTGAGGCCGAGGACACCTGGGGCCCCTTCCCTCTGGATTTCTTCGCCTGA
- a CDS encoding phosphatase PAP2 family protein has protein sequence MKRALSLQLLGGLKDWMRLFGPWRLLACLAALALVLLIALTVVPLELPPLDNALLSWLGQVIPVGMGRWLVRVYKVSGIQFTAVLVTAALIYLGWKRWWNELRWLVVGTGGILLIVDRWLKPLFDRHRPEDKLVQAFGRSFPSGHAAGAVVFYFLMCAILVARYPQLRRPLYLGSALWVAVIWLSTLYCRVHWPTDIVAGACVGFIWLSLCSVSLRFFGARQTDCSLGRSS, from the coding sequence ATGAAGCGTGCGCTGTCCCTCCAGCTGTTGGGAGGGCTGAAGGACTGGATGCGGCTGTTCGGCCCCTGGCGCCTGCTGGCCTGCCTGGCGGCCCTGGCACTGGTGCTGCTGATCGCGCTGACGGTGGTGCCCCTCGAGCTTCCCCCCCTCGACAACGCTCTGCTCAGTTGGCTTGGTCAGGTGATCCCCGTCGGCATGGGCCGTTGGCTGGTGAGGGTCTACAAGGTGAGCGGCATTCAGTTCACCGCCGTGCTGGTGACGGCAGCCCTGATCTACCTGGGGTGGAAGCGTTGGTGGAATGAGCTGCGCTGGCTGGTGGTGGGCACCGGTGGCATCCTGTTGATCGTCGACCGCTGGCTCAAGCCGCTCTTCGATCGCCACCGCCCTGAGGACAAGCTGGTGCAGGCCTTCGGCCGCAGTTTCCCCAGCGGCCATGCCGCCGGTGCGGTGGTGTTCTATTTCCTGATGTGCGCCATCCTTGTGGCCCGCTATCCCCAGCTGCGGCGCCCCCTCTACCTGGGTTCGGCCCTCTGGGTCGCTGTGATCTGGCTGAGCACGCTCTATTGCCGGGTGCATTGGCCCACCGACATCGTTGCGGGTGCTTGCGTGGGCTTCATCTGGCTCAGCCTCTGCTCGGTGAGTCTCCGCTTCTTTGGGGCCCGACAGACTGACTGTTCCCTGGGCCGATCCTCTTGA
- a CDS encoding ArnT family glycosyltransferase, protein MAFTSIPQARSTRLALLSAAGLLLLCWVAFFNQLGTLSLMDKTEALFVEVGREMLQRNDWITPHWNGEPFFDYPVWGYWMVALSFRLFGVSAWAARLPVALMASAVVVAGFALLWVLSEGEATGSRWRRCWLGAALLAFNPGWVGWGRSSVTDMFLSSAITLSLFGFFLAYSQVDRPGLRRCGYVAMPLFSAIAVLAKGPVGLVLPGAVIVVFLLGSAQLRSVLRQMPMLPMAVAFLALASPWYLLAARANGTEFLGGFFGFSNLQRYTSVLYGHSGPWYFYLPWCLILLLPWSLFLPLAALRLRFWQLERWRQQPRSVQFAPFCLVWFLVVLLFFSAASTKLAGYILPLVPAGALVVALFWMPLPAAPLSVSQAPLMDDRWQRFYGWLNALLLAAMAVAAAIAPRWAAGDPAYPGFAAALSRSGLPLIFAALLAAAALAMVVRLSRGGPPQALWLPNLAAFAGVLLLVVPGLAPLMERERQQPVREVAALAGQWIRPGEPLLVVGYKRYSVVFYSGHPARFFDSAASAEEELRAETKPGTPLPPSVLVVGEERKLREFSLPPERIEQLASRGSQALWRLRFAPPQGAESRP, encoded by the coding sequence ATGGCTTTCACTTCAATCCCGCAGGCGCGCTCCACCCGTCTGGCTCTGCTTTCAGCCGCTGGTCTGCTGCTGCTCTGCTGGGTGGCCTTCTTCAACCAACTGGGCACGCTCAGTTTGATGGACAAGACCGAAGCCCTCTTCGTGGAGGTGGGCCGGGAAATGCTGCAGCGCAACGACTGGATCACGCCCCACTGGAACGGTGAGCCGTTCTTCGACTATCCCGTCTGGGGCTACTGGATGGTGGCCCTGAGCTTTCGCCTCTTCGGTGTGAGCGCCTGGGCGGCGCGGCTGCCCGTGGCACTCATGGCCAGCGCGGTGGTGGTGGCGGGCTTCGCTCTGCTCTGGGTGCTGTCCGAGGGCGAAGCGACCGGGAGCCGTTGGCGACGCTGCTGGCTTGGGGCCGCGCTTCTGGCGTTCAACCCTGGCTGGGTGGGCTGGGGGCGCAGTTCCGTCACCGACATGTTCCTCTCCAGTGCGATCACGCTGTCATTGTTCGGATTCTTTCTGGCCTACAGCCAGGTGGACCGGCCTGGCCTGCGCCGCTGCGGCTACGTGGCGATGCCTCTTTTCAGCGCCATCGCGGTGCTGGCCAAGGGCCCGGTGGGTCTGGTGCTGCCGGGGGCGGTGATCGTGGTGTTCCTGCTCGGCTCGGCCCAGTTGCGCTCCGTGCTCCGCCAGATGCCAATGCTGCCGATGGCGGTCGCCTTCCTTGCGTTGGCCAGCCCCTGGTACCTGCTGGCGGCACGGGCGAACGGCACCGAATTCCTCGGGGGCTTCTTCGGCTTCAGCAACCTGCAGCGTTACACCTCGGTGCTCTATGGCCATTCCGGCCCCTGGTACTTCTACCTGCCCTGGTGCCTGATCCTGCTCCTGCCGTGGTCGTTGTTTCTGCCCTTGGCCGCCCTGCGACTGCGCTTCTGGCAGCTCGAGCGCTGGCGTCAGCAGCCCCGCAGTGTGCAGTTCGCACCCTTCTGCCTGGTCTGGTTTCTGGTGGTGCTGCTGTTCTTCTCGGCCGCCAGCACGAAGTTGGCGGGATACATCCTCCCTCTTGTTCCCGCCGGCGCCCTGGTGGTGGCCCTGTTCTGGATGCCACTGCCGGCCGCGCCACTGTCGGTGTCTCAGGCCCCGCTGATGGACGATCGCTGGCAGCGGTTCTATGGCTGGTTGAACGCGCTGCTGCTGGCGGCCATGGCGGTGGCGGCGGCGATCGCCCCACGCTGGGCCGCGGGTGATCCGGCCTATCCAGGCTTTGCTGCTGCCCTGTCCCGCTCAGGTCTGCCCTTGATCTTTGCGGCGCTGCTCGCGGCTGCCGCCCTGGCGATGGTGGTTCGGCTCAGCCGCGGCGGGCCGCCGCAGGCTCTGTGGCTTCCGAATCTGGCGGCCTTCGCCGGGGTGCTGCTGCTGGTCGTTCCCGGACTGGCCCCCCTGATGGAGCGCGAACGGCAACAGCCCGTGCGGGAGGTGGCCGCCCTGGCCGGCCAGTGGATCCGCCCCGGCGAACCGCTGCTGGTGGTGGGCTACAAGCGCTACAGCGTCGTGTTCTACAGCGGCCATCCGGCCCGGTTCTTCGACAGCGCCGCCAGCGCCGAGGAGGAGCTCAGGGCTGAGACCAAGCCGGGGACACCGCTGCCGCCATCGGTTCTGGTGGTGGGAGAGGAGCGCAAGCTGCGGGAGTTTTCCCTGCCGCCTGAGCGGATCGAGCAGCTGGCCAGCCGCGGCAGCCAGGCTCTCTGGCGGCTCCGATTCGCCCCCCCCCAGGGCGCAGAATCAAGGCCATGA
- a CDS encoding glycosyltransferase, translating into MPESVVASAGTSPAARVTIVLPTFNERQNIQPILQQLLALRNRFQLELIVVDDDSADGTADFVKELAHQEPALRLIRRVGRSGLSSAIKEGLLDATGDLAVVMDCDGQHEPAAVAEALDSLQAQNADLVIGSRFHHAASIVGLSSKREGGSVMANQLARFTLPRYRHLTDFMSGFFALRLDRCMPMIRQVDAQGFKFLYELLSISRGQLVAVETPLTFQSRSFGSSKLDVSILWDFGVSIIHTLLLRMVPRRAVSFALVGVSGIGVQLLASKILMLLGFSFVASLPPAVIVSACSNYLVNNTLTFRHLRLKGFPLLAGLIKFLIVASLPMLANIGLASVFYSSVAKDTLFAQIAGITVVFVWNYAASSRFVWNTP; encoded by the coding sequence TTGCCCGAATCGGTCGTCGCGTCTGCCGGGACCTCTCCGGCAGCGAGGGTCACCATCGTTCTGCCCACCTTCAACGAGCGGCAGAACATTCAGCCGATCCTCCAGCAGTTGCTGGCCCTTCGCAACCGGTTCCAGTTGGAGCTGATTGTCGTTGATGACGACTCGGCGGACGGAACCGCCGATTTCGTGAAGGAACTGGCCCATCAGGAACCCGCCCTCCGCTTGATCCGGAGGGTGGGGCGATCCGGCTTGTCCAGTGCGATCAAGGAGGGACTCCTCGATGCCACCGGCGACCTGGCAGTCGTCATGGACTGCGACGGCCAGCATGAACCGGCGGCCGTTGCGGAGGCACTCGACAGCTTGCAGGCCCAGAACGCCGATCTGGTGATCGGCAGCCGCTTTCACCACGCTGCCTCAATTGTGGGCTTGAGCAGCAAGCGCGAAGGAGGTTCTGTGATGGCCAACCAGCTGGCGCGCTTCACCCTGCCTCGCTACAGGCATCTCACTGACTTCATGAGTGGCTTCTTTGCCCTGCGCCTCGATCGCTGCATGCCGATGATTCGACAGGTGGATGCGCAGGGTTTCAAGTTCCTCTACGAACTCCTTTCGATCAGTCGGGGGCAACTTGTTGCCGTTGAGACTCCGCTGACCTTCCAATCCCGCAGCTTCGGAAGCTCCAAGCTGGATGTCTCCATCCTCTGGGACTTTGGTGTGTCGATCATCCATACGCTGCTGTTACGCATGGTTCCCCGGCGTGCGGTGAGTTTCGCCTTGGTCGGTGTTTCGGGAATCGGGGTCCAGTTGCTGGCCTCCAAGATTTTGATGCTGCTGGGCTTTTCTTTTGTCGCCTCATTACCTCCGGCTGTGATTGTTTCAGCATGCAGCAATTATCTGGTGAACAACACGCTCACGTTTCGCCATCTGCGCTTAAAGGGATTCCCATTGCTGGCAGGCCTGATCAAGTTTCTGATCGTCGCATCTCTGCCCATGCTGGCCAACATCGGTCTGGCCAGTGTTTTTTATTCCAGCGTGGCCAAAGACACCCTTTTTGCTCAGATAGCCGGCATTACCGTCGTGTTCGTATGGAATTACGCCGCCTCCTCCCGTTTCGTCTGGAACACCCCCTGA